Below is a window of Aeromonas veronii DNA.
TCATCTCTGGCGCCGGTGGCCCCGAGGCGAGCGTCACCAACCTGTGGGCACAAGGCGGCTTCTTCCCCAACGGCATCAGCGGTCTGGTGATGGCGATGGCGGTGATCATGTTCTCCTTTGGCGGTCTGGAGCTGGTGGGCATCACTGCCGCGGAAGCGGACAACCCCGAGAAGAGCATTCCTAAGGCCACCAATCAGGTGATCTACCGCATCCTCATCTTCTACATCGGCGCCCTGGCTATCCTGATGTCCCTCTATCCTTGGGGTAAAGTGGTGGAAGGCGGCAGCCCGTTCGTGATGATCTTCCACGCGCTGGACAGCGATCTGGTCGCCACCGTACTCAACATCGTGGTACTGACGGCCGCCCTGTCGGTCTACAACAGCTGCGTCTACTGCAACAGCCGGATGCTGTTCGGTCTGGCCAAGCAGGGCAACGGCCCGAAAGCCCTGCTCAAGACCAACAAGAGCGGCGTACCGTTGGTTGCCCTCTCGGTCTCGGCCATCGCCACCCTGCTCTGCGTGCTGATCAACTACCTGATGCCGGGCAAGGCGTTTGGCCTGCTGATGGCGCTGGTGGTCTCCGCACTGGTGATCAACTGGGCGATGATCAGCCTGGCGCACCTGAAGTTCCGCAAGACCAAGGTCGCAGAAGGTGTCCAGCCCAAGTTCAAGGCGTTCTGGTACCCCTTCGGCAACTACCTCTGCCTCGCCTTTATGGCCGGTATTCTGGTGATCATGTATATGACCCCGGATTTTCGGATCTCGGTCGAGCTGATCCCCGCCTGGCTGGTGGTACTGGGCATTGGCTTTGCCATCAAGCGCAAAGGACAAGCCCAAAGCAAGGCCGCAGCCAATCTGGGTTAATTCCGACAGCTATCGACATCCATGCAAAACGCCGATCAGATGATCGGCGTTTTTCTTATCTGACTATTTCGGGTCTGACTATTTTGGGTCTGAACTGCCGGGCCGGTTTCTCCCTGGTCTACCCAGCAAAGGTGCAGCTCACTTGAGGCGCTGGCCCTGTGCATCGACCACCGACTCCCCATCCTCCTTGCTAAAGGCCCCCTGTTGAGGGTTCGGCAAGATATCCAACACCAACTCAGACGGACGGCACAGCTTGGTGCCAAGCGGCGTCACCACGATGGGGCGGTTGATCAGAATGGGATGCGCCAGCATGGCATCGATCAAGTCGTCATCGCTGAAGCGCTCCTCGGCCAAGCCAAGTTCCTCAAAGGGTGGCACGTTCTTGCGAAGCAGATCCCGTACCGGCATGG
It encodes the following:
- a CDS encoding amino acid permease, coding for MDLKQNGEELKRGLKNRHIQLIALGGAIGTGLFLGIAQTIRMAGPSVLLGYAIGGFIAFLIMRQLGEMVVEEPVAGSFSHFAYKYWGEFAGFASGWNYWVLYVLVSMAELTAVGIYVQYWWPEIPTWMSAAVFFVLINAINLSNVKAFGEMEFWFAIIKVVAIIGMIGFGGYLLISGAGGPEASVTNLWAQGGFFPNGISGLVMAMAVIMFSFGGLELVGITAAEADNPEKSIPKATNQVIYRILIFYIGALAILMSLYPWGKVVEGGSPFVMIFHALDSDLVATVLNIVVLTAALSVYNSCVYCNSRMLFGLAKQGNGPKALLKTNKSGVPLVALSVSAIATLLCVLINYLMPGKAFGLLMALVVSALVINWAMISLAHLKFRKTKVAEGVQPKFKAFWYPFGNYLCLAFMAGILVIMYMTPDFRISVELIPAWLVVLGIGFAIKRKGQAQSKAAANLG
- the arsC gene encoding glutaredoxin-dependent arsenate reductase translates to MNHSQITIYHNPACGTSRNTLELIRNSGVEPTVIHYLETPPSRDTLVELIAAMAMPVRDLLRKNVPPFEELGLAEERFSDDDLIDAMLAHPILINRPIVVTPLGTKLCRPSELVLDILPNPQQGAFSKEDGESVVDAQGQRLK